tttccagtgaagtaccccattAACCAGTTAACCAACATGGACGTCTATTCCCGTCCATGTGCCTTTAACCGGCTATAGCGTGGGCTCCCAAATTGAGCCCACATCATACCGGTCGGCCccaagctgattcctgtagctgggggccggcgttaatagccgacatgcggcgatcgccgtgggcggctattaaccctttagatccatGCTGTCAAAGCtggcagcggcatctaaaggtgcatTTATCCAGTCCCTggaggtccagtggggtggatcaccccccgcAGTACGATCATGCGAGgggcgggcgatccactgctgaggttgcctgagggcttacctctccttccacggTGGCTCCTCTGCAGAggataaataaacataataaaaataaacatatgtggtatcgccacgtgtgtaaatgtccgaactataaaaatatattgttaattaaaccacacggtcaatggcgtacgcgcaaaaatgttccaaagtccaaaatagcatattttagtcactttttataccataaaaaaatgaataaaaagcaatcaaaaagtctcatcaaaacatatCGGTacatatggtaccgataaaacttcagatcacggtgaaaaatatgagccctcatacagccccgtacgtgaaaaaataaaaaggttataggggtcagaagaggacaattttaaatgtacaaaatcaaacctatataattagggtaccattttaatcatatggacctacagaataaagataaggtgtaatttttatcaaaaaatgtactgtgtacacaaaaatgtactgcgcacacaatgattttttttttccattttgccgtagattttcgggtaaaatgactgatgtcattgcaaagtagaattggttgcgcaaaaaataagccatcatatgttttttaggtgcaaaattgaaaggcttatgatttttaaaaggtaaggaggaaaaaaagaaagtttgtTACTATCCTCAGTATTGCAAAAGCTCTATTGTGTGTATTGCTTAAGGATCACATGAGTTAACATCGAGAGCGGCGATCACATGATCTGCCGCAGACCACATGACTCAATATCTAGGGTGACAAAGACATGATCGGGCGCAGAATGTCACAGGATGTGACGCTAATGCGCTCTCTGCATGCTAGCAGATCTGGTGTCATGTGAGGGGCGTTCGCCAGATCAGTGGTCAGCATGCACACCTGCCAGGTATCATCATTAGTTGGCTTTAGATGTGTATATAGAACGATAATTGTAACAGGCCCCTGTTTCCACCCCTGAGCAATTCATGTGGTCACTTTTCCATCCAATTTATATGATGTCACTTTCTGTACTCCTGTCTTTATCCTGCCTCGTCTAATTTCTGGCAGAGAGCATATATATTGGTATTCCTTATTTGTTTATTAATAGTATTATACAGTATTTGTTAAACTATTGGGATTATTCACCATTATATATAGCTATTGTTGTATTATGGGATTTTAGTGGGACTGTGGACATTCTAGGCCACTGCACTGTCTATTCAGGGGAGCATATATTTCAATCTTTTATCATCTGCTGTaagttattacaagatactggaAACACTTTCTTcctgttatacattttttttgcatgtatttTTTATCTAATTAATACAAATATTAATTATTTCCAACTTTTTGGGTGTGCAAGCTGAATATGAGGTGTCTGCTGTTTTATTGTTTGTATTGAACCCTTAAAGAGAAAGTACGATGTGCACATGCCCGACCCCTACAGGGTGCACCAGAAACAACAGTACAGGAAGTCAGAGGCCGAGGTAAGCAACTGGACATGCTGTGCGCCGGTGGCTGTCAGCCAcctatgttaaaggagtactccacccctagacatcttatcccctatacaaaggataggggataagatgtcagatccctgcggtgccgctgctggggagctctGGGATCCCCGTTGCGGCACtgagctatcattacagcacagagtgagttcgctctgtgcgtaatgacgggcgatacaggggacggagccgcgtgacgtcatggctccacccctcatgacatcacggcccgtccccttaatgcaagtctatggcagggggcgtgacgacctccgcaccccctcccatagacttgtattgaaaggggcgggccgtgacatcacgaggagcggagccatgacgtaacgatgctccggcccctgtattgcgcgtcattacatgcagagcgaactcgctctgtgctgtaatgatagcgcagtgccgcagcggggatcccggggatccccagcagcggcaccgtggcaatctgacatcttatcccctatcctttggataggggataagatgtctaggggtggagaacccctttaagtacacaagCTATTATAGGAAAAAAATTTATGTAGCACAGATCATATTTATATTcgcatataatatatacatttatgtttTTATAGATGATATATGTTTAATGAGATCTTCTTATTTTTATTCATAGACAGTGAAAATTGCCAGAGATGTCCTGAAGATGAATGGCCGAATGAGAAAAAGAACAAATGTGTTTTGAGGGACTATGAGTTTCTCTCATATGAATCTGATGTTCTTTCTATAGTTTTCTCCATCTTCTCCATATTATTCTCTCTTATAACTGTATTTATAATCGGAATATTCACTTTATTCCGGAAATCTCCCATTGTCAGAGCCAATAACCAGAACCTAAGCTTCATTCTCCTGACCTCTCTCATGTTCAGCTTACTCTGTGTGTTTCTATTCATCGGTCGTCCAGTGGATATAACCTGCATGCTGAGACAAATCTTCTTTGGGATCTTCTTCACAGTAGCCGTGTCTTCTGTCCTGGCCAAGACCATCATAGTCTGCATAGCATTCAAGGCCACCAGACCAGAAAGCTCCTGGAGAAAGTGTGTGGGGGTTAAGCTTCCTTATTCTGTAGTGTTGGTCTGTTCATCTCTTCAGATCCTGAATGCAGTTATCTGGTTGTCATTGTCTCCTCCATATCAAGAGCTTAACCTGGATTATCCTGGGAAGATCATCATTCAGTGTAATGAAGGGTCTGTCTTGGCCTTTTACCTCATGTTGGGTTATATGGGGTTTCTGGCGGCTGTGAGTTTTGTTCTAGCTTTCATGGTGAGGACATTACCTGATATCTATAATGAAGCCAAGTACATCACCTTCAGCATGCTGGTGTTCTGCAGTGTCTGGATCGCTGCCATCCCGGCCTATCTGAGCAGTACAGGGAAACACATGGTCACTGTAGAGATATTTGCTATATTGGCCTcagggggaggaatattgatctgCATGTTTCTTCCTAAATGTTACAATATCCTGATGGATCCTGAAGTGAACAGTaaaggacacttgtcccagagACGCGTTATGTGAATGATTCTCTGAGTTGAATTTCTTAGATGTTTTTGTCACTGTCCAGTTTGTATATTATCGGGATTTATCAGGAAAGATATGAAGTCCATATATTATTCTGCAAATATATCTGATTCTGTGTCATATCTTATTCTAATGATATAATTTCTATGGTACAACTATATATTTTGAAGGTTTTCTTCTCTATTGTAATGTGTTGGGCTGTGTTTAGTATCAATTTACTGTTTAGGGCCTCTATAGATTGTTTATTGCTGGTatctataaatataagaataggtaTTACTTATTTCTACTTCACCCACTATTACTGGGACGACAAGAAATACTGTGGATTATTAGCACAACTAGTATTGTAAGGCACATAAAGTTCCTTCCTAGGAAATTTGGGGaatatttatcattgttgtctttaaaaagtgagttttgaagtaatttttttctgctttaCTATCACAGGGAGTTGAATAATTTGGCTCACACCTTGGTAAAATAGTTCaaagatgcatttttggagaataattacATTACTGGTtatagatactagatttatagggacaaaatgttgatccagggatttattctgatgccatatttggagtcgggaaggaatttttacctctagtatgagggtttttttccttcctctggatcaactcagtagggactcattagggctataggttgaacttgatagactctggtcttttataagccttatgaactatgttactatgtgatTATCGAGCAAGGAGGGATGGAGTAGAGTTCACTTACTGTTAGCAGTATGGATGTTCTTCTTGAAGATAAGTTGAATGAGGAAGTTGGACCGAGGAGTATTTGGAGGTGGAATCTGTAAAGGGATAGGGGACGAGCAACCTACTTAAGGTGGCAGTAATGATGATGGATGGTGGCCAGCCTTGGCAAATCGAGGAAAGGCAGAACCAGCTGGCCCTCagaaaagctggcaaggatggCAAACTGTATGCCTTCTTCCTTTTGCACTGACAGATGTATTGTGCTCTTGAAGGAGAGAGATGAgtactgactagtgttgagcggcataggccatattcgaattcgcgaatattcgcgaatatatggacgaatattcgtcatatattcgcgaatattcgcatattcgttatcccctcgttttattttcgcatatgcgaaaattcgcatatgcgaaaattcacatatgtgaaaatttgcatatacaacattagcatacgcgaaaattcacatatgcgaaaattcgcatgtgctaattttcgcatatgcgcattttcgcacggcagtctcacacagtagtattacagccttctttacaccacacaagctggaagcagagagggatgatcactgtgatgtgtactgtgaagaaacaaataaaaaaaaaaaacaaaaaaaaaaaaaaaaaagaatattcgtaattacgaatatatagcgctatattcgcgaaattcgcgaattcgcgaatatgcgatattcgcgaataatattcgaattgcgaatattcgcgagcaacactagtactgACTAACCACACTCTTAGACCCTCGGTATAAAGCCAGAATGGGGGAATTTTTTTCATCTTCCAAGAAGCAACTCCACTTCCTCTGCAAGAGGCAGCAGCACCTTCACATTGGAgtacatgataaaaaaaagtttatacgtTTGGTATTTCAACCTGATATGGAAACTTTACCAAAGGGATGCGCACGAATAACTGAACAATCGATATTGGTGTACATCCCTATTGGGGCGCAGAGCAGCCGATGCTTCAAGGCTCTGTACAGGACGATCCTGAGGATGTCATTGTACATCACAGAAATgcgtcagaaaatgctggattACTGCCACTCTACACCACCTAGGTTTTCTACATTCTATAATATGTATGTTCGGTATGACCAGTAACTGATAACTGGCATTTTATTGGTGTGGGTTCACTACACATTTATTTTTGGTGAGTCTTTTTAGTAATCTTCATGAAAATTTATGTTTTTAAGCATTTAATCTTACACCTTTATGTATAACCAGGTTGATGCCTACTTAAGCAatgccctttctctgacagacaccatgagcccTGACCCaatggacttctgggtcaccagaaTAGACCATTAACAGAACCTGCCCAGTTTATCATTGATTTTTTGTCTTGTGCCACCTACAGTGTAGTTACTGTGAAAGTGTTTAGCAAAGCAGGAGTCAACATCACCCCTAAACAAATAAGATTGTCTGCCACCATCAACGTGGAAAAACTcaccttttttaaaatgaaaaagcCATGGATAAGTGAAGAATTTAACCCTCCTGTACCAGATAACCCTGATTAGACACAACTAccaccaccactgcctgctgtccactggctagaactaccactagtccaccatccTTGTTGCTTTTAGTTACTATTGGTTACCACATGTTGCACAAACATTAATTTTGACATTAACTTTGTTCTAAAACCACTTATTAACTATTTAAAAACATTCCTATGGTATTATATAGGGCTTTAAAGCTCTTTTTGAATGAGTTCTATGGGCCAGGTCAACCAAAGTTTTCAAAAGCTTACTCATCTCGACTCAAAACCACTCAATTGTCAATGAGGAGATCCTGTAGGTTCATTGAGGACAGTTGTAACCTAACACAGTTGTAAAAGTGGTGCAAACGTGAGTGCCCTATCCAAAGAGAACTAAGTGATGTTGCCCCTCAGATGATACTCTAGGTCATCATTAGAAGATCAGGTGCTGAAACTGGAGTCAGCACCACATGGACAATAAAAAAGACCATAGGATTGATTGTCGATTGGTATTGATTTTACAAAAGGCACCATACATTTGTAAACCGTTAGGTGGAGTCCATTTTTATGGTGAtttgtagagatgagtgaatcgaagttgacgaacccgaattcgttacgaatttcatgaaaaatttgatttgcaacgaatgcgaatatcaccgcgatttgatcgcgcaaattgcttcattaaacttcagtgtttttttttgctccagaaataatgtgctgctcagaattgtgtgacagtgcaatttagggtttaatccctgtaattttttattttttttatattgtcttTATTCAACCTTTTTTAAGGTAAACAAAAAATTGCCAGTTATAATGATATGTTTGGACAATGACAAACATAAGTGGTGTATACATTAACACTTGAAGGAGTACAGCTCCCCACATGTAAACATAATGCACATAGAAATCACATCCTCCCCAGTCCATAGATGAGCAA
Above is a genomic segment from Hyla sarda isolate aHylSar1 chromosome 1, aHylSar1.hap1, whole genome shotgun sequence containing:
- the LOC130321444 gene encoding extracellular calcium-sensing receptor-like — translated: MKNYTFEYKYSQEGDIIIGGIFTVHSWVKLWREKGKTFYNKMCIGAHPREYTHLRAFLFAIEEINNRSDILPNVTLGYHIYDSCGHENKVIKDVLQILSGHTVTAPNYSCMENDAVVGFIGDLHSGTTLTMAQLLSLYGYPHLSHYIKEDNILLNENGDWITPLYIMNWVVRIYEGNEIMLRPVVGRFDASFPEDKQLDINPQIITWRHNSIPKGRCNDLCPSGTRKVLREGYHICCYDCIPCPEGEFTNHSDSENCQRCPEDEWPNEKKNKCVLRDYEFLSYESDVLSIVFSIFSILFSLITVFIIGIFTLFRKSPIVRANNQNLSFILLTSLMFSLLCVFLFIGRPVDITCMLRQIFFGIFFTVAVSSVLAKTIIVCIAFKATRPESSWRKCVGVKLPYSVVLVCSSLQILNAVIWLSLSPPYQELNLDYPGKIIIQCNEGSVLAFYLMLGYMGFLAAVSFVLAFMVRTLPDIYNEAKYITFSMLVFCSVWIAAIPAYLSSTGKHMVTVEIFAILASGGGILICMFLPKCYNILMDPEVNSKGHLSQRRVM